A region from the Silene latifolia isolate original U9 population chromosome 7, ASM4854445v1, whole genome shotgun sequence genome encodes:
- the LOC141590064 gene encoding protein FAR1-RELATED SEQUENCE 5-like produces MAMVCKGWSKWFLIGTEPKTFHSHPEEKKPKVGQVFETLELAELFYKEYCTICGFTPRLATTKRIKGNELPNSFALRNVVCNRQGVKESRKRKRTDTDTDTADNDAQSDVTEISRVRLITRIDCRALVQFKYQENGTYIVTRFDEAHNHPLASPESTIFMKGNRKMTEVHKQFVTKVKVLKLGGVKAYRVLKDLCGGYDNISATEVDFKNFVRDIKTYIGNFDA; encoded by the exons ATGGCCATGGTGTGCAAGGGCTGGTCAAAGTGGTTCCTTATAGGGACCGAGCCAAAG acattccattctcatccGGAGGAAAAGAAACCTAAAGTAGGACAAGTATTCGAAACGCTAGAATTAGCAGAGTTATTCTACAAAGAATATTGTACAATCTGTGGGTTTACGCCAAGACTTGCAACAACAAAAAGGATTAAAGGCAATGAGTTaccaaacagttttgcattaaggaatGTTGTTTGCAATAGGCAAGGTGTAAAAGAAAGTAGGAAAAGGAAGAGGACTGATACTGATACTGATACTGCTGACAATGATGCACAATCTGATGTGACAGAAATAAGCCGtgtgaggctgattacaagaattGACTGTCGTGCGTTAGTGCAGTTTAAATACCAAGAAAATGGAACTTATATTGTTACCAGATTCGATGAAGCCCATAACCATCCACTTGCTTCGCCTGAATCTACAATATTCATGAAAGGAAACCGAAAAATGACAGAGGTACATAAGCAATTTGTCACAAAGGTAAAGGTGCTAAAACTAGGTGGTGTGAAAGCCTATAGAGTTTTGAAGGATCTGTGTGGAGGTTACGACAACATTAGTGCTACTGAGGTTGATTTCAAAAACTTTGTCAGGGACATAAAAACCTACATTGGTAATTTTGATGCGTAA